In Pseudomonadota bacterium, the following are encoded in one genomic region:
- a CDS encoding M14 family metallopeptidase, with protein MFAHTYHQARAGFEQDLASLARKLGREPIRQRTQVQSELDLSIDTAEFVPDSCQRAFVCISGTHGVEGYMGSAIQRSLMLGVLGRLDLRTAGVILVHALNPWGFHHRCRVNEDNVDLNRNFEPDGVRLYGTLSPAYDQIAAALQPGGACGPGPLADVRFAARMLAAAARRGPGAVRAAALQGQYTHPKGLFYGGSALTGEARCFSNLYEAIKDRYVEILLIDLHTGYGERGRVYALFAGADSPSLRRMTAGGIRDRYGRDKSYSARGELVAYCRTTVKRKHPDRIFNGMVLELGTHGLGLAQQLYDLRTMVLENQARLHGAIDPEAERAVKQRFSELFYPSSSAWRTQTLDAAVGTIETMLNQRTFVR; from the coding sequence ATGTTCGCACACACATACCATCAGGCGCGGGCAGGCTTCGAACAGGACCTTGCGTCGCTGGCTCGCAAGCTTGGTCGCGAACCCATCCGCCAGCGCACCCAAGTCCAGTCGGAGCTCGATCTGTCGATCGACACAGCAGAGTTCGTCCCCGACTCGTGCCAGCGCGCCTTTGTCTGCATCAGCGGTACGCACGGAGTCGAGGGCTACATGGGATCGGCCATTCAGCGCTCGCTCATGCTGGGAGTCCTTGGCCGGCTCGATCTGCGAACCGCCGGCGTGATCTTGGTGCATGCGCTCAACCCATGGGGCTTTCACCATCGCTGCCGAGTCAACGAGGATAACGTCGATCTGAATCGCAACTTCGAACCCGACGGTGTGCGTCTGTACGGCACCCTCTCGCCCGCCTACGACCAAATCGCAGCTGCGCTTCAGCCCGGCGGGGCCTGCGGCCCGGGTCCGCTTGCCGACGTGCGTTTTGCGGCTCGGATGCTGGCAGCTGCTGCGCGCCGAGGGCCGGGCGCGGTTCGTGCCGCGGCGCTCCAGGGCCAATACACCCACCCGAAAGGGCTGTTCTATGGTGGTTCCGCTTTGACGGGCGAAGCTCGCTGCTTCAGCAACCTCTACGAGGCCATCAAGGACAGGTACGTGGAGATTCTACTGATCGACCTTCACACGGGCTACGGCGAACGCGGCCGCGTATACGCTCTGTTCGCGGGGGCCGACAGTCCCTCGCTGCGCCGGATGACTGCCGGCGGCATCCGGGATCGGTACGGTAGGGACAAGAGCTATAGCGCGCGGGGTGAGCTCGTCGCCTACTGTCGCACGACGGTCAAACGCAAGCATCCAGACCGCATCTTCAACGGAATGGTCTTGGAGCTCGGCACGCACGGGCTGGGCCTGGCGCAGCAGCTTTACGATCTTCGCACCATGGTGTTGGAGAACCAGGCGCGCCTGCACGGCGCGATCGATCCCGAAGCGGAACGCGCCGTAAAGCAGCGCTTCTCGGAGCTGTTCTACCCCTCAAGCTCCGCTTGGCGCACTCAGACGCTCGATGCTGCGGTAGGCACGATAGAGACGATGCTGAATCAACGCACGTTCGTGCGCTAG
- a CDS encoding ATP-binding protein: MNATAAPARILLIDDNRSVHDDYRKVLDLPGHDAELAQLERDLFGHPTRASSPAGFDVVSAYQGNEGLTLVERAARERKPYSLAFVDMRMPPGWDGLETITHLWTVDPHLEVVICTAYSDTSWSKIVDRVGSTDQLVLLKKPFDSVEVVQLAHALTRKRSLRHELQERFQSLDELVRERTAELQAANTRLHKETENRERMEADLRLAQKLESIGQLAAGVAHEINTPAQYVGDNISFLSDAFADIERMLAAFEALRAEVAQTGAHSDMCEDLKALQQEIDLDYLRAEMPRAAKQSAEGIGHIAGIVLAMKSFSHVGTEKKTQVNLADAISSVVTVSRNEWKYVAEMVLDLDPALPPVPCLLSEINQVLLNLVVNAAHAVADVVGDGSNAKGEIHISARAIDGSAEIRVRDTGTGIPCDVQDRVFDPFFTTKEVGRGTGQGLAICRAVVVNKHAGSLRFETEPGRGTTFVLRLPLEPGGAPSSSSSSDDLSGASP, from the coding sequence ATGAATGCCACTGCAGCCCCAGCGCGGATCCTGCTAATCGACGACAACCGCTCCGTTCATGACGATTATCGCAAGGTCCTCGACCTGCCCGGGCACGACGCGGAGCTGGCGCAGCTGGAGCGAGATCTCTTTGGTCACCCGACGCGTGCCAGCAGCCCGGCCGGCTTCGACGTGGTTTCGGCCTACCAGGGCAACGAGGGGCTGACCCTCGTCGAGCGAGCGGCCCGAGAGCGCAAACCGTATTCGCTCGCGTTCGTCGACATGAGAATGCCCCCTGGCTGGGACGGTCTGGAAACCATCACGCACTTGTGGACGGTCGACCCCCACCTCGAAGTGGTCATCTGTACCGCCTACTCCGACACGTCGTGGTCCAAGATCGTGGATCGCGTGGGTAGCACCGATCAACTCGTGCTCCTGAAGAAGCCCTTCGACAGTGTCGAGGTGGTCCAGCTCGCACATGCGCTTACTCGGAAACGGTCTCTTCGCCACGAGCTTCAGGAGCGCTTCCAGTCACTGGACGAGCTGGTTAGGGAGCGCACAGCCGAGCTGCAGGCCGCCAACACAAGACTGCACAAGGAGACCGAAAACCGCGAGCGCATGGAGGCAGACCTGCGCTTGGCACAAAAGCTCGAGAGCATCGGACAGCTCGCCGCCGGAGTGGCACACGAGATCAATACTCCCGCGCAGTACGTGGGCGATAACATCTCCTTCCTGAGCGATGCCTTCGCCGACATCGAGCGCATGCTTGCCGCCTTTGAAGCGCTACGCGCCGAGGTGGCGCAGACTGGTGCACACAGCGACATGTGCGAGGACCTGAAGGCGCTGCAGCAAGAGATCGACCTCGATTACCTGCGTGCCGAGATGCCAAGAGCCGCGAAGCAGTCGGCGGAGGGAATCGGTCACATTGCAGGAATCGTGCTGGCCATGAAGAGCTTCTCTCACGTAGGCACGGAGAAGAAGACGCAAGTCAACCTCGCAGATGCCATTTCAAGCGTCGTCACGGTCAGTCGCAACGAGTGGAAGTACGTCGCCGAGATGGTTCTGGATCTGGATCCGGCGCTGCCGCCGGTCCCATGCCTGTTGAGCGAGATCAACCAAGTGCTGTTGAACTTGGTTGTCAACGCCGCCCATGCCGTTGCGGACGTAGTCGGCGACGGGTCCAACGCCAAGGGCGAGATTCACATCAGCGCGCGTGCGATCGATGGCAGCGCGGAAATACGCGTCCGCGACACCGGCACAGGCATTCCATGTGACGTGCAAGACCGAGTCTTCGATCCCTTCTTCACAACCAAGGAGGTAGGGCGCGGCACAGGCCAAGGTCTCGCCATCTGTCGTGCCGTGGTCGTGAACAAACATGCCGGGTCGCTGAGATTCGAAACGGAACCTGGCCGAGGCACAACGTTCGTCCTTCGGCTTCCTCTCGAACCCGGCGGCGCCCCCTCGTCCTCGTCGTCGTCTGACGACCTGTCTGGGGCAAGTCCATAG
- a CDS encoding ATP-binding protein encodes MSSDPNSGRRSGKGIRGLLPAVDAALRQSVRQTLLVASLLFASGIAVIYVHLARSQQALVRQTALQHADVYSTAIREFRTLYASEVVEAARGHGVRVTHDYRAHKGAIPLPATLSMLLAGKLGQGDSGSQAALYSPYPFPWRQDRGGLRDRFARDAWRSLSQRPDEPFYRMENKDGRYVLRYATADRMREACVGCHNAHPDTPKRDWQEGDLRGVLEIRYPVGYARTLAQGSTRSTLWILGTVSGLALLVFGLILSRSRRWTRELEGTVEARTLDFKRSQQLSQAVIHNMGDAVVTIDGRRRIVGFNKSASSMWGYTREEVVGLEACALFACQDGSSPALPRLDREAGATNEVAARAEAVAVRKCGTSFPVEVAVSSASELQDVSVLLVRDLTQSRRAEQKLRALNDEYVRASRQAGMADIATGVLHNVGNVLNGINVSAGILMDRLRASRIKQVRKTVELLESRTDDLSKPLHHDEHGRKVLSYLLKLGHKLEEEQQQLVAESRHLQQRVKHVGAIIAKQQEHATGGVLLEDCTIGRLVDEATILLGSTYDHHRIQFLRTGNGDTEVTVDRHRVLQILVNLLSNAKDALEPVKSGRQVRIDTGLHGKDRFLIRVIDNGAGISTGDKQQVFSQGFTTKENGHGFGLHNASNAAKAMGGALSCQSMGVGRGASFTLELPIRPAHRKQPRTNGNAQADL; translated from the coding sequence GTGTCGTCTGATCCCAACAGCGGCCGGCGTTCCGGCAAGGGCATCCGCGGGCTTCTTCCTGCTGTGGATGCAGCCTTGAGGCAGAGCGTCAGGCAGACGCTGCTCGTTGCATCTCTCCTATTCGCATCAGGCATCGCTGTCATCTACGTCCATCTCGCCAGAAGCCAGCAGGCGCTCGTCAGGCAGACGGCCCTTCAGCATGCGGACGTGTACTCGACAGCCATCAGGGAGTTCAGAACGTTGTACGCCAGCGAAGTCGTCGAGGCGGCCCGAGGACATGGCGTCCGCGTCACCCACGACTACCGCGCGCACAAGGGAGCCATACCTCTTCCCGCGACCTTGAGCATGCTGCTCGCCGGGAAGTTGGGACAGGGCGACTCGGGAAGTCAGGCGGCGCTGTACAGCCCCTACCCCTTCCCATGGCGGCAAGACCGCGGCGGCCTCCGAGACCGCTTCGCCCGCGATGCCTGGCGTTCTCTTTCTCAGCGCCCTGATGAACCGTTCTACCGGATGGAAAACAAGGACGGCCGTTACGTGCTTCGATACGCTACCGCCGATCGCATGAGGGAAGCGTGCGTCGGCTGCCACAATGCGCATCCCGACACTCCGAAGCGAGATTGGCAGGAAGGCGACCTCCGGGGTGTGCTCGAGATTCGCTATCCGGTCGGGTACGCGCGAACCCTGGCCCAGGGCAGCACACGGAGCACGCTTTGGATACTGGGAACGGTATCCGGCTTGGCGCTTCTGGTGTTCGGGCTGATTCTCTCACGGTCTCGCCGCTGGACGCGCGAGCTTGAAGGCACCGTCGAGGCGCGAACCCTTGATTTCAAGAGGAGCCAGCAGCTCAGCCAGGCGGTGATTCACAACATGGGTGATGCCGTGGTCACGATCGACGGTCGCCGGCGCATTGTCGGCTTCAACAAGAGCGCGTCCTCGATGTGGGGCTACACCCGCGAGGAGGTGGTGGGCCTCGAGGCATGCGCCCTCTTCGCGTGTCAGGATGGATCATCCCCGGCGCTACCGCGGCTCGACCGCGAGGCAGGCGCAACCAATGAAGTCGCGGCGCGAGCCGAAGCGGTGGCTGTGCGCAAGTGCGGCACGAGTTTCCCCGTCGAAGTCGCCGTAAGCAGTGCATCCGAGCTGCAGGACGTCAGTGTATTGCTTGTGCGCGATCTAACGCAGAGCAGGCGCGCCGAGCAGAAGCTGCGGGCGCTGAACGACGAATACGTCAGGGCATCGCGCCAGGCTGGCATGGCGGACATCGCCACCGGTGTGCTGCACAACGTTGGCAACGTGCTGAACGGCATCAACGTGTCCGCCGGGATCCTGATGGACCGGCTCCGAGCATCACGAATCAAGCAGGTGCGAAAGACCGTCGAGCTGCTCGAGTCGCGCACGGACGATCTTTCCAAGCCCCTACACCACGATGAGCACGGAAGGAAGGTTTTGTCCTATCTCTTGAAGCTCGGACACAAGCTCGAGGAAGAGCAACAGCAGCTAGTCGCCGAAAGCCGGCACCTGCAGCAGCGTGTCAAACACGTCGGTGCCATCATCGCCAAACAACAGGAGCATGCGACCGGCGGCGTGTTGTTAGAAGACTGTACCATCGGACGACTGGTGGACGAAGCGACCATCCTGCTAGGTTCCACGTACGATCATCATCGGATACAGTTCCTTCGCACCGGAAATGGGGATACAGAGGTTACCGTCGACCGTCATCGGGTTCTTCAGATTCTGGTAAACCTGCTGTCGAATGCGAAGGACGCGCTCGAGCCCGTGAAGAGCGGGAGGCAGGTTCGAATCGACACTGGACTCCATGGGAAAGATCGGTTTCTGATCCGGGTAATCGACAACGGCGCCGGTATATCGACCGGGGACAAACAGCAGGTGTTCAGCCAGGGCTTCACTACCAAGGAAAATGGGCACGGGTTTGGGCTGCACAACGCGTCCAATGCCGCCAAAGCCATGGGGGGAGCCCTCAGTTGCCAAAGTATGGGAGTAGGCAGGGGAGCCTCCTTCACCCTGGAGCTACCGATCCGCCCAGCCCACCGGAAACAACCTCGAACGAACGGAAACGCCCAGGCAGACCTTTGA
- the purH gene encoding bifunctional phosphoribosylaminoimidazolecarboxamide formyltransferase/IMP cyclohydrolase, translating to MVVVKRALISVTDKSGVVEFAGRLAATGTEILSTGGTGRALRQAGVPVTEVSAYTDSPEIMDGRVKTLHPRVHGGILMRSEREDEHALSGIGGKPIDLVAVNLYPFEATVARGAPPDEIVDNIDIGGPAMIRSAAKNSARVTVVVDPADYSQIAELASGGASPDASLRARLAAKAFAHTAAYDSAIADYLAARTGEDTPGRFPATLRLSLHKASELRYGENPHQRAAFYVERNAAPGCLASSQSLGAGGKELSFNNLVDCEAALDAVLEFERPAAVLVKHTNPCGVALAETLDEAYRTAREADPLSAFGGIVALNRGVDETTARVLAETFLECVIAPAYDEAALGVLRRKKSLRLLATGQRLPAEHQALQVKRVGGGLLLQDRDASAASDLQSARVATEREPNASERAALDFAWRVCKHVKSNAIVLAKGLCTVGVGAGQMSRVDSVQIATKKAAERAAGSVLASDAFFPFPDGVQAAAAAGVTAVVQPGGSKKDSDVIAAANQAGMAMLLTGVRHFRH from the coding sequence ATGGTGGTAGTCAAGCGAGCACTCATCTCGGTCACAGACAAGAGCGGCGTGGTTGAATTCGCGGGACGGTTAGCGGCCACAGGCACGGAAATCCTGTCGACCGGCGGTACCGGGCGGGCGCTGCGCCAGGCAGGCGTTCCAGTGACCGAGGTCTCTGCGTACACCGATAGCCCGGAGATCATGGACGGGCGCGTCAAGACCCTGCACCCGCGCGTGCATGGCGGCATCCTGATGCGTTCCGAGCGGGAGGACGAGCATGCGCTCTCGGGCATCGGCGGCAAGCCCATCGACCTGGTAGCGGTGAACCTCTACCCGTTTGAGGCCACGGTGGCTCGAGGGGCTCCCCCAGACGAGATCGTCGACAATATCGATATTGGTGGTCCCGCCATGATCCGCTCGGCCGCCAAGAACTCCGCACGCGTTACGGTCGTCGTCGATCCGGCTGACTACTCGCAGATCGCCGAGCTCGCCAGCGGCGGTGCAAGCCCCGACGCTTCGCTGCGCGCAAGGCTCGCGGCCAAGGCCTTTGCCCACACGGCCGCCTACGACAGCGCGATCGCCGACTACCTTGCGGCCCGGACCGGGGAGGACACACCGGGACGCTTCCCGGCTACGCTGCGACTCAGCTTGCACAAGGCCTCCGAGTTGCGCTACGGAGAGAATCCCCACCAGCGCGCAGCCTTCTACGTAGAACGCAACGCTGCCCCAGGCTGCCTGGCCAGCAGTCAGAGTCTGGGGGCTGGTGGCAAGGAGCTGTCGTTCAACAACCTGGTGGACTGCGAGGCTGCCTTGGATGCGGTGCTCGAGTTCGAGCGCCCGGCGGCAGTCCTGGTCAAGCACACGAACCCGTGCGGAGTGGCACTTGCCGAGACGCTGGACGAGGCTTACCGGACCGCGCGGGAAGCGGATCCGCTGAGCGCATTCGGGGGCATCGTTGCGCTCAACCGAGGCGTGGACGAGACTACCGCACGCGTGTTGGCCGAGACGTTCCTCGAATGCGTGATCGCGCCGGCCTACGACGAGGCAGCACTCGGTGTCCTGCGCCGCAAGAAGAGCCTGCGCCTGCTGGCCACCGGGCAGCGGCTCCCGGCCGAGCACCAGGCCTTGCAGGTCAAGCGTGTGGGAGGCGGCCTGCTGCTGCAGGATCGCGACGCCAGCGCGGCGAGCGACCTTCAATCGGCCCGCGTAGCAACGGAGCGCGAGCCGAACGCGAGCGAGCGCGCAGCGCTGGACTTCGCGTGGCGCGTCTGCAAGCACGTCAAATCCAACGCTATTGTGTTGGCGAAGGGCCTGTGCACCGTCGGTGTGGGCGCTGGCCAAATGTCGCGTGTGGACAGCGTCCAGATCGCGACCAAGAAGGCCGCCGAGCGGGCTGCCGGCAGCGTCCTGGCTTCCGACGCGTTCTTTCCCTTTCCCGACGGCGTGCAGGCCGCGGCCGCGGCGGGCGTAACGGCCGTGGTCCAACCCGGCGGCTCCAAGAAGGACTCCGACGTCATAGCGGCCGCCAACCAAGCGGGCATGGCGATGCTTCTAACCGGAGTGCGTCACTTCCGGCACTAA
- a CDS encoding matrixin family metalloprotease produces MFRTPAVLLVLQLTQLGVPALASAFCRLMVGSQVAAPGCDGTSTGIPLAWQRRCMSYSVSEPKGGLTFSQARTVIEASFQSWQDVTCDGGHKTGIEIVEFPSPPQPVACREPEHNVDGLNANAILFVDDWSRRGNGSNAFGLTFVWHNTTNGEIVDADMELNDARQDRLAVCPDTGCPSGTVDLQNVVTHEAGHFLGLGHSQFSRATMAFQATGGEITKRTLADDDRLGLCTIYKPGTLPAECDFMPVNGWAAECGVPLAGGCGCSLPGSRIPLRLPWTALALGLAAVFIARTRRQRRRVKMALQDRS; encoded by the coding sequence ATGTTCCGCACGCCGGCGGTCCTGCTCGTGCTGCAGCTGACTCAGCTTGGCGTCCCCGCTCTTGCCAGCGCCTTCTGCCGCCTCATGGTCGGCTCCCAGGTGGCGGCGCCGGGCTGTGATGGCACCTCCACAGGCATTCCGCTAGCTTGGCAACGGCGCTGCATGTCGTACTCCGTGTCCGAGCCCAAGGGTGGATTGACCTTTTCGCAAGCTCGCACGGTCATCGAAGCGTCGTTTCAAAGCTGGCAAGACGTCACCTGCGACGGGGGGCACAAGACGGGCATCGAGATCGTGGAGTTTCCCTCACCACCCCAACCCGTGGCGTGCAGGGAGCCGGAACACAACGTCGACGGCCTCAACGCCAACGCCATCCTTTTCGTGGACGACTGGTCGAGGCGCGGCAACGGTTCCAACGCCTTTGGCCTGACCTTCGTATGGCACAACACGACCAACGGTGAAATCGTCGACGCCGACATGGAGCTCAACGATGCGCGCCAAGACAGACTCGCGGTATGTCCGGATACGGGCTGCCCATCGGGTACGGTCGACCTTCAGAACGTCGTCACCCACGAGGCCGGCCACTTCCTCGGCCTGGGCCATTCCCAGTTCAGCCGTGCGACCATGGCGTTCCAGGCCACCGGCGGGGAGATCACCAAGCGCACCCTGGCGGACGACGATCGATTGGGCCTGTGCACGATCTACAAGCCCGGCACGCTGCCGGCCGAGTGCGACTTCATGCCCGTCAACGGCTGGGCTGCCGAGTGCGGCGTGCCGCTGGCCGGCGGCTGCGGTTGCAGTCTTCCCGGGAGCCGAATTCCTCTTCGCCTTCCATGGACCGCGCTGGCGCTGGGCCTCGCGGCGGTCTTCATAGCGCGCACGCGACGCCAGAGGCGCCGGGTCAAAATGGCTTTGCAGGATCGGAGTTGA